The following are from one region of the Sandaracinus amylolyticus genome:
- the glyS gene encoding glycine--tRNA ligase subunit beta: MTAHLLLEIGTEELPASFVAKALKELPGILTQLLDHARIGHGSASSYGTPRRLAVLVHDVADRQTDLEEEVLGPPKAAAFEADGRPKKAAEGFAKKNGVSIDQIRVVATDKGEYAAVTRRETGRAASEVLPAILSDACAKIPFPKSMRWGQGDVAFGRPVHWLVALHGKHAIATQFAGIASGTRTRGHRFLAPREIEMPEASAYLAVLREAHVLADESERRRVMVDRLAAKAREIGGDLVPDEFLVEENASLVEEPHVIAGSFEDAYLSLPDEVIVAVMRGHQRYFAAKAKGADRLMPRYLAVVNTALFPATVTNGNDRALRPRLADARFFVETDRQTPLADRTSKLDGIVFQAKLGSVGEKTVRVGELAARLSNDSRAVKAAPLAKADLVTLIVGEFPELQGLMGRWYALQQGVEPEIADAIRDHYLPKSASDAVPSAPLSAALSIADRADTLVGCFGIGIVPTGGADPFALRRAALAIARTALEGPIDVDLRDVLAAAWRAYDAQGKKLSEKDEVLAKLDEFFRTRLRGLLSEQQGHPVDLVDACLGAWEGRSIRDLAARVRALAELRKMPAYESLAVAFKRAYNIAKDAPSGDPDPALFDHEAERALAARFSEIRSRVEIATQSGDYVAALTLVAKELREPIDRFFDQVFVMVDDARVRDNRLRLLGAIARTMTRIAHFHLLGGA; encoded by the coding sequence ATGACTGCGCATCTCCTGCTCGAGATCGGCACCGAAGAGCTCCCCGCGTCCTTCGTCGCGAAGGCGCTGAAGGAGCTGCCCGGCATCCTCACGCAGCTGCTCGATCACGCGCGCATCGGGCACGGCTCGGCGTCGTCGTACGGCACGCCGCGCCGACTCGCGGTGCTCGTGCACGACGTCGCGGATCGTCAGACCGACCTCGAAGAAGAAGTGCTCGGGCCGCCCAAGGCCGCAGCGTTCGAGGCCGATGGTCGACCGAAGAAGGCGGCCGAGGGCTTCGCGAAGAAGAACGGCGTCTCGATCGATCAGATCCGCGTCGTCGCGACCGACAAGGGCGAGTACGCCGCGGTCACGCGCCGCGAGACCGGTCGCGCGGCGAGCGAGGTGCTCCCCGCGATCCTCTCGGACGCGTGCGCGAAGATCCCGTTCCCGAAGTCGATGCGCTGGGGGCAGGGCGACGTCGCGTTCGGGCGCCCGGTGCACTGGCTCGTCGCGCTGCACGGCAAGCACGCGATCGCGACGCAGTTCGCGGGCATCGCGTCGGGCACGCGCACGCGCGGCCATCGTTTCCTCGCGCCGCGCGAGATCGAGATGCCCGAGGCGAGCGCGTACCTCGCGGTCCTGCGCGAGGCGCACGTGCTCGCCGACGAGTCCGAGCGTCGTCGCGTGATGGTCGACCGGCTCGCGGCGAAGGCGCGCGAGATCGGCGGCGACCTCGTGCCCGACGAGTTCCTCGTCGAGGAGAACGCGTCGCTCGTCGAGGAGCCGCACGTCATCGCGGGCTCGTTCGAGGATGCGTACCTGTCGCTGCCGGACGAAGTCATCGTCGCGGTGATGCGCGGTCACCAGCGCTACTTCGCGGCGAAGGCGAAGGGCGCGGATCGCCTGATGCCGCGTTACCTCGCGGTCGTGAACACCGCGCTCTTTCCCGCGACCGTCACCAACGGCAACGATCGCGCGCTGCGCCCGCGGCTCGCGGACGCGCGCTTCTTCGTCGAGACCGATCGCCAGACGCCGCTCGCGGATCGCACGTCGAAGCTCGACGGCATCGTGTTCCAGGCGAAGCTCGGCAGCGTCGGCGAGAAGACGGTGCGCGTCGGCGAGCTCGCCGCGCGGCTCTCGAACGACAGCCGCGCGGTGAAGGCCGCGCCGCTCGCGAAGGCGGACCTCGTCACGCTGATCGTCGGCGAGTTCCCCGAGCTGCAGGGCCTCATGGGCCGCTGGTACGCGCTCCAGCAGGGCGTCGAACCCGAGATCGCCGACGCGATCCGCGATCACTACCTGCCGAAGTCGGCGAGCGATGCGGTGCCGTCCGCGCCGCTCTCGGCCGCGCTCTCGATCGCCGATCGCGCCGACACGCTCGTGGGCTGCTTCGGCATCGGCATCGTGCCCACCGGCGGCGCCGATCCCTTCGCGCTTCGTCGCGCCGCGCTCGCGATCGCGCGCACCGCGCTCGAGGGCCCGATCGACGTCGATCTCCGCGACGTGCTCGCGGCGGCGTGGAGGGCCTACGACGCGCAGGGCAAGAAGCTGAGCGAGAAGGACGAGGTCCTCGCGAAGCTCGACGAGTTCTTCCGCACGCGCCTGCGCGGTCTGCTCTCGGAGCAGCAGGGCCATCCGGTCGATCTCGTCGACGCGTGCCTCGGCGCGTGGGAAGGGCGCTCGATCCGCGACCTCGCCGCGCGCGTCCGCGCGCTCGCCGAGCTGCGCAAGATGCCCGCGTACGAGTCGCTCGCGGTCGCGTTCAAGCGCGCCTACAACATCGCGAAGGACGCGCCCAGCGGCGATCCCGATCCCGCGCTGTTCGATCACGAGGCGGAGCGCGCGCTCGCGGCGCGCTTCTCGGAGATCCGCTCGCGCGTGGAGATCGCGACGCAGTCGGGCGACTACGTCGCCGCGCTCACGCTCGTCGCGAAGGAGCTGCGCGAGCCGATCGATCGCTTCTTCGATCAGGTGTTCGTGATGGTCGACGACGCGCGCGTGCGCGACAACCGACTGCGCCTGCTCGGCGCGATCGCGCGCACGATGACGCGCATCGCGCACTTCCATCTGCTCGGCGGGGCGTGA
- a CDS encoding glycine--tRNA ligase subunit alpha — protein sequence MKTFQELILALQRFWADRGCLIVQPYNSEVGAGTFNPATFLRAIGPEPWNVAYVEPSRRPTDGRYGENPNRLQQFHQFQVILKPSPLDIQELYVESLRAIGTDPSKHDIRFIEDDWESPTLGAWGLGWQVWLDGLEISQFTYFQQVGGIDCKPISGELTYGLERIAMYLQDKDDIYSVEWGGGIKYGEIAKRQEWEWSTYNFERADVPLHFELFDRFEDQCHQLLGLAKKKEKGNQLVFEIEDPLQRLVLPAYDCVVKCSHYFNVLDARGAISVTERQRYIGRVRHVARAVCESYYAQREKLGFPLIAK from the coding sequence ATGAAGACCTTCCAGGAGCTGATCCTCGCACTCCAGCGGTTCTGGGCGGACCGCGGCTGCCTCATCGTGCAGCCCTACAACTCCGAGGTCGGCGCCGGTACGTTCAATCCCGCGACCTTCCTGCGCGCGATCGGCCCCGAGCCGTGGAACGTCGCGTACGTCGAGCCCTCGCGCCGGCCCACCGACGGTCGTTACGGCGAGAACCCGAATCGACTGCAGCAGTTCCACCAGTTCCAGGTGATCCTCAAGCCGTCGCCGCTCGACATCCAGGAGCTCTACGTCGAGTCGCTCCGCGCGATCGGCACCGATCCCAGCAAGCACGACATCCGCTTCATCGAGGACGACTGGGAGTCTCCGACGCTCGGCGCGTGGGGCCTCGGCTGGCAGGTCTGGCTCGACGGCCTCGAGATCTCGCAGTTCACGTACTTCCAGCAGGTCGGCGGCATCGACTGCAAGCCGATCAGCGGTGAGCTCACCTACGGTCTCGAGCGCATCGCGATGTACCTGCAGGACAAGGACGACATCTACTCGGTCGAGTGGGGCGGCGGCATCAAGTACGGAGAGATCGCCAAGCGCCAAGAGTGGGAGTGGTCGACCTACAACTTCGAGCGCGCCGACGTGCCGCTGCACTTCGAGCTCTTCGATCGCTTCGAGGACCAGTGCCACCAGCTCCTCGGCCTCGCGAAGAAGAAGGAGAAGGGCAATCAGCTCGTCTTCGAGATCGAGGATCCGCTCCAGCGCCTCGTGCTCCCCGCCTACGACTGCGTCGTGAAGTGCAGTCACTACTTCAACGTGCTCGACGCGCGCGGCGCGATCAGCGTCACCGAGCGACAGCGCTACATCGGTCGCGTGCGACACGTCGCGCGCGCGGTGTGCGAGTCCTATTACGCGCAGCGCGAGAAGCTCGGCTTCCCGCTCATCGCCAAGTGA
- the scpB gene encoding SMC-Scp complex subunit ScpB, whose product MSRPRKRKPRSGEGDGLDDVSTDEGAATSTADETALSQDDQDVVRAVDEVADAIVARVLAEAGAVEATDAAPDELAEAEVVEPEPVEAPPVDADTAVSPDAEGDLAPVDPALARALGLDEATDDESGALPGEDTEDRPGLEKAPPLSVGADHLKGVIESLLFVSDKPLAANRIAKIAGSTTKEVQRLLDLLIEDYRGRGIELIEVAGGYQFRSAAANAPFVRELVARKPVRLTRAQVETLAMIAYRQPITRPEVDEIRGVDSGSAMKVLLEKNLVKIIGRKDEPGRPLLYGTTPYFLEFFGLASLSDLPTLKEYSELNEESRALFQRRTGEAIEGIADIAVEKREYSDEELEEAAKELDGEVAERARAEQLELGTDRASDDEPDAERDDTPVSRADAESDDEEDSDDEDDDSDEDDEDEDDSDDDEEDDSDEDEDDDSDEDEGDDSDEDEEEEEEEDDDDDDDDDDDDDDDDDDDDDDDDDDDDDDDDD is encoded by the coding sequence ATGAGCCGCCCGCGCAAGCGAAAGCCCCGCTCCGGAGAGGGCGACGGGCTCGACGACGTCAGCACCGACGAGGGCGCCGCGACGAGCACTGCCGACGAGACCGCGCTCTCGCAGGACGACCAGGACGTCGTTCGCGCGGTCGACGAGGTTGCGGACGCGATCGTCGCGCGCGTGCTCGCGGAGGCGGGCGCCGTCGAGGCCACGGACGCCGCGCCCGACGAGCTCGCCGAAGCGGAGGTCGTCGAGCCCGAGCCGGTCGAGGCGCCCCCGGTCGACGCCGACACTGCCGTATCGCCCGATGCCGAGGGCGATCTCGCGCCGGTCGACCCCGCGCTCGCGCGCGCGCTCGGGCTCGACGAGGCGACCGACGACGAGAGTGGCGCGCTGCCCGGCGAGGACACCGAGGATCGACCGGGCCTCGAGAAGGCACCGCCGCTCTCGGTCGGCGCCGATCATCTGAAGGGCGTGATCGAGAGTCTGCTCTTCGTGAGCGACAAGCCGCTCGCTGCGAACCGCATCGCGAAGATCGCGGGCTCGACGACCAAGGAAGTGCAGCGGCTGCTCGACCTGCTCATCGAGGACTATCGCGGTCGCGGCATCGAGCTCATCGAGGTCGCGGGTGGGTACCAGTTCCGCTCTGCGGCGGCGAATGCGCCGTTCGTGCGAGAGCTCGTCGCGCGCAAGCCGGTGCGCCTCACGCGCGCACAGGTCGAGACGCTCGCGATGATCGCGTATCGCCAGCCGATCACGCGCCCCGAGGTCGACGAGATCCGTGGCGTCGACTCGGGCTCGGCGATGAAGGTCCTGCTCGAGAAGAACCTGGTGAAGATCATCGGGCGCAAGGACGAGCCGGGGCGCCCTCTGCTCTACGGCACGACTCCTTACTTCCTGGAGTTCTTCGGGCTCGCGTCGCTCTCGGATCTCCCGACGCTCAAGGAGTACTCGGAGCTGAACGAGGAGAGCCGCGCGCTCTTCCAGCGCCGCACCGGCGAGGCCATCGAGGGCATCGCGGACATCGCGGTCGAGAAGCGCGAGTACTCGGACGAAGAGCTCGAGGAGGCCGCGAAGGAGCTCGACGGAGAGGTCGCCGAGCGCGCGCGCGCAGAGCAGCTCGAGCTCGGGACCGACCGCGCGAGCGACGACGAGCCCGACGCGGAGCGAGACGACACGCCCGTCTCGCGCGCGGATGCCGAGTCCGACGACGAAGAAGACTCGGACGACGAAGACGACGATTCGGACGAAGACGACGAAGACGAAGACGATTCGGACGACGACGAAGAAGACGATTCGGACGAAGACGAAGACGACGATTCGGACGAAGACGAAGGCGACGATTCGGACGAAGACGAAGAAGAAGAAGAAGAAGAAGACGACGACGACGACGACGACGACGACGACGACGACGACGACGACGACGACGACGACGACGACGACGACGACGACGACGACGACGACGACGACGACGATTGA
- a CDS encoding segregation/condensation protein A yields the protein MSSSSPTPEPLDPNFQLKLPSFEGPLDLLLHLCQKHELDIVNLPVAFVTERYLEYIRVMERLDLDIASEYLVMAATLAHIKSKSLLPPDPTAEAEESADEEEIDPRQELIRRLLEYQKYKAAAEDLGARGVQGRDVFLRGMEAPEATGPAALAGVGLFKLLDAFQAVLKRAKQDLAFQITAEGVSIQDRMSQLTERLRTKRRCTFDELFDDVKSMYDVVVTFLAILEMAKRRLARVYQSEPIAPIHLEYRVLDADGTEESASGPGEGDYSDVAALESASEGAPRDTHDVAAAQSVSPESASDVEPASDIEPASGIETASDIETASDIEPASDIEPASDIETASDIETASDIEPASDVEPASDVEPASGIETASDIEPASDIETASDIETASDIETASDIETASDIEPASDIETASDIETASDIETASDIETASDIETASDIETASDIETASDIETASDIETASDIETASDIETASDIETASDIETASEIETASEIETASEIETASDIETASEIETASAIETASAIETASDIETASAIETASEIETASEIETASDIETASDIETASEIETASDIETASAIETASAIETASAIETASDIETASDIEPASDIEPASDIETASREHDESAEAASHAREQDVSERADDLGVSDPEPDASDDELERAAAEDELALLDLERDVAQDPRPAEPPES from the coding sequence ATGTCGTCGTCCTCGCCCACGCCCGAGCCGCTGGATCCCAACTTCCAGCTCAAGCTTCCGAGCTTCGAGGGCCCGCTCGATCTGCTCCTGCACCTCTGCCAGAAGCACGAGCTCGACATCGTGAACCTGCCGGTCGCGTTCGTGACCGAGCGCTACCTCGAGTACATCCGCGTGATGGAGAGGCTCGACCTCGACATCGCGAGCGAATACCTCGTGATGGCGGCGACCCTCGCGCACATCAAGAGCAAGTCGCTGCTGCCGCCGGACCCGACGGCGGAAGCGGAAGAGAGCGCGGACGAAGAAGAGATCGACCCGCGTCAGGAGCTCATCCGCCGGCTGCTCGAGTACCAGAAGTACAAGGCGGCGGCGGAGGACCTCGGTGCGCGCGGCGTGCAGGGGCGCGACGTGTTCCTGCGCGGGATGGAGGCGCCGGAGGCGACGGGCCCGGCGGCGCTCGCGGGCGTCGGTCTCTTCAAGCTGCTCGACGCGTTCCAGGCGGTGCTCAAGCGCGCGAAGCAGGACCTCGCGTTCCAGATCACCGCGGAGGGCGTGAGCATCCAGGACCGCATGTCGCAGCTCACCGAGCGACTGCGGACGAAGCGACGCTGCACGTTCGACGAGCTCTTCGACGACGTGAAGTCGATGTACGACGTCGTCGTGACGTTCCTCGCGATCCTCGAGATGGCGAAGCGACGTCTGGCGCGCGTGTACCAGAGCGAGCCCATCGCGCCGATCCACCTCGAATACCGAGTGCTCGACGCGGACGGGACCGAGGAGAGCGCGAGCGGGCCGGGGGAGGGCGACTACTCGGACGTCGCGGCGCTCGAGAGCGCATCGGAGGGCGCGCCGCGCGACACGCACGACGTCGCCGCGGCCCAGAGTGTTTCGCCCGAGAGCGCGTCGGACGTCGAGCCTGCGTCGGACATCGAGCCTGCGTCGGGCATCGAGACTGCGTCGGACATCGAGACTGCGTCGGACATCGAGCCTGCGTCGGACATCGAGCCTGCGTCGGACATCGAGACTGCGTCGGACATCGAGACTGCGTCGGACATCGAGCCTGCGTCGGACGTCGAGCCTGCGTCGGACGTCGAGCCTGCGTCGGGCATCGAGACTGCGTCGGACATCGAGCCTGCGTCGGACATCGAGACTGCGTCGGACATCGAGACTGCGTCGGACATCGAGACTGCGTCGGACATCGAGACTGCGTCGGACATCGAGCCCGCCTCGGACATCGAGACCGCCTCGGACATCGAGACCGCCTCGGACATCGAGACCGCCTCGGACATCGAGACCGCCTCGGACATCGAGACCGCCTCGGACATCGAGACCGCCTCGGACATCGAGACCGCCTCGGACATCGAGACCGCCTCGGACATCGAGACCGCCTCGGACATCGAGACCGCCTCGGACATCGAGACCGCCTCGGACATCGAGACCGCCTCGGACATCGAGACCGCCTCGGAAATCGAGACCGCCTCGGAAATCGAGACCGCCTCGGAAATCGAGACCGCCTCGGACATCGAGACCGCCTCGGAAATCGAGACCGCCTCGGCAATCGAGACCGCCTCGGCAATCGAGACCGCCTCGGACATCGAGACCGCCTCGGCAATCGAGACCGCCTCGGAAATCGAGACCGCCTCGGAAATCGAGACCGCCTCGGACATCGAGACCGCGTCGGACATCGAGACCGCCTCGGAAATCGAGACCGCGTCGGACATCGAGACCGCCTCGGCAATCGAGACCGCCTCGGCAATCGAGACCGCCTCGGCAATCGAGACCGCCTCGGACATCGAGACCGCCTCGGACATCGAGCCCGCCTCGGACATCGAGCCCGCCTCGGACATCGAGACCGCGTCGCGAGAGCACGACGAGTCGGCGGAAGCGGCGAGCCACGCGCGCGAGCAGGACGTGTCGGAGCGCGCTGACGATCTTGGCGTCTCGGACCCCGAGCCCGACGCGTCCGATGACGAGCTCGAACGCGCCGCGGCCGAGGACGAGCTCGCGCTCCTTGATCTCGAACGCGACGTTGCGCAGGATCCGCGCCCCGCCGAGCCCCCCGAATCATGA
- the bcp gene encoding thioredoxin-dependent thiol peroxidase: MATAKKTPAKKTTTAASKSETKLREGAPAPDFTLPSSDGHDVSLSALRGKNVVVYFYPKDDTPGCTLEAHQFRDARAELAKRNAVVLGVSKDSIESHCRFRDKHSLDFPLLSDREGQVIDAYGAWGEKNMYGKKSMGIIRSTVVIAPDGTVKKVFPKVKVDGHVDAVLAAIDA; the protein is encoded by the coding sequence ATGGCGACCGCGAAGAAGACACCCGCGAAGAAGACCACCACCGCAGCATCGAAGTCGGAGACCAAGCTGCGCGAGGGCGCGCCTGCGCCCGACTTCACGCTTCCCTCGAGCGACGGACACGACGTCTCGCTCTCCGCGCTGCGCGGCAAGAACGTCGTGGTCTATTTCTATCCGAAGGACGACACGCCGGGCTGCACGCTCGAAGCGCACCAGTTCCGCGACGCGCGCGCCGAGCTCGCGAAGCGCAACGCGGTCGTGCTCGGCGTGAGCAAGGACAGCATCGAGTCGCACTGCCGCTTCCGCGACAAGCACTCGCTCGACTTCCCGCTGCTCAGTGATCGCGAAGGCCAGGTGATCGACGCGTACGGCGCGTGGGGCGAGAAGAACATGTACGGCAAGAAGTCGATGGGGATCATCCGCAGCACGGTCGTGATCGCCCCCGACGGCACGGTGAAGAAGGTCTTCCCGAAGGTGAAGGTCGACGGGCACGTCGACGCCGTGCTCGCCGCGATCGACGCCTGA
- a CDS encoding metallophosphoesterase family protein has protein sequence MSARTVIVGDVHGCLDELERLLSQIALTRDDRLVMVGDLVAKGPESVGVVRLLRELGAQSVLGNHDASLLRLRRDPGADVNDALKKAARKLDEPEWAWLEALPYTISLPEHRALVVHAGLVPGVPLDRQKPEDMLTMRSIREDGTASKRLDDGTPWARLWVGPQHVYFGHDAVTGLQQHPFATGLDSGCVYGGRLTACVLPQRELVSVKAKRVYAEPGKAIAARHASESQKPKKK, from the coding sequence ATGTCCGCACGCACCGTCATCGTCGGCGACGTCCACGGCTGCCTCGACGAGCTCGAGCGACTCCTCTCGCAGATCGCCCTCACGCGCGACGATCGCCTGGTGATGGTCGGTGACCTCGTCGCGAAGGGACCGGAGTCGGTGGGCGTCGTGCGGCTGCTGCGCGAGCTCGGCGCGCAGTCGGTGCTGGGCAACCACGACGCGAGCCTGCTGCGCCTCCGCCGCGATCCCGGCGCCGACGTGAACGACGCGCTGAAGAAGGCGGCGCGCAAGCTCGACGAGCCCGAGTGGGCATGGCTCGAGGCGCTGCCCTATACGATCTCGCTGCCGGAGCACCGCGCGCTCGTGGTGCACGCGGGGCTGGTGCCGGGTGTCCCGCTCGATCGCCAGAAGCCCGAGGACATGCTGACGATGCGCTCGATCCGCGAGGACGGCACCGCGAGCAAGAGGCTCGACGACGGCACGCCGTGGGCGCGGCTCTGGGTCGGTCCGCAGCACGTCTACTTCGGGCACGACGCGGTCACCGGGCTGCAGCAGCATCCGTTCGCGACCGGGCTCGACAGCGGCTGCGTCTACGGTGGCCGCCTCACCGCGTGCGTGCTGCCGCAGCGCGAGCTGGTGTCGGTGAAGGCGAAGCGCGTCTACGCCGAGCCGGGCAAGGCGATCGCGGCGCGGCACGCGAGCGAGAGCCAGAAGCCCAAGAAGAAGTGA
- a CDS encoding Rieske (2Fe-2S) protein translates to MSDPLRVRVGPRSSLGPERVLTARISNDHDGTPREVIVLLDDTGGLRAYVNRCKHLPIPIDGGSRRFFDDDGRHLMCGTHGALFRRVDGYCIEGPCRGRALDRVEIEVDESGTIWALG, encoded by the coding sequence GTGAGCGATCCCCTGCGCGTCCGCGTCGGACCTCGATCGAGCCTGGGCCCCGAGCGCGTGCTCACCGCGCGCATCTCGAACGATCACGACGGCACGCCGCGCGAGGTGATCGTGCTGCTGGACGACACGGGCGGGCTGCGCGCGTACGTGAACCGCTGCAAGCACCTGCCCATCCCGATCGACGGCGGCTCGCGACGGTTCTTCGACGACGACGGGCGACACCTGATGTGCGGCACGCACGGCGCGCTCTTCCGGCGCGTCGACGGCTACTGCATCGAGGGCCCGTGCCGGGGGCGCGCGCTGGATCGCGTGGAGATCGAGGTCGACGAGAGCGGGACGATCTGGGCGCTCGGTTGA
- a CDS encoding GGDEF domain-containing protein — MSSRSASGPGGTVRLEDPTDFRAEVARAIKTRLAPVLVVIAGPDLGTSRRLDRTLTIGRAPDAGLSLADTSVSYLHARIEDRGDAWAVVDLGSTNGMRVDDLPCREAVLRPATKIQVGTTVLRFEVQDEDDQAYDEMLQRLISIDDLSGLFVRRRFDRELAQMITGARQASERVALLVMDLDGIKRINDTHGHLFGAHVIGEAGRRIARAIAGQVGAIACRFGGDEYLVAAPRLDTEGASALAEQLRGVIADEPYPKDGVELRVGVSIGLAVFPDEAADTQQLFQRADEAMYRAKQSGKNRVSR, encoded by the coding sequence ATGAGCAGTCGCTCCGCGTCGGGCCCGGGTGGGACCGTTCGTCTCGAAGATCCCACCGATTTCCGGGCGGAGGTCGCGCGCGCGATCAAGACGCGGCTCGCGCCCGTGCTCGTGGTGATCGCGGGGCCGGACCTCGGGACCTCGCGCCGGCTCGATCGCACGCTGACCATCGGGCGCGCGCCCGACGCGGGGCTCTCGCTCGCGGACACCAGCGTCTCGTACCTGCACGCGCGCATCGAGGATCGCGGCGATGCGTGGGCCGTGGTCGATCTCGGCAGTACCAACGGGATGCGCGTCGACGACCTGCCCTGTCGCGAAGCGGTGCTGCGTCCCGCGACGAAGATCCAGGTCGGCACCACCGTGCTGCGCTTCGAGGTGCAGGACGAGGACGATCAGGCCTACGACGAGATGCTGCAGCGCCTGATCAGCATCGACGATCTCTCCGGGCTCTTCGTGCGACGTCGCTTCGATCGCGAGCTCGCGCAGATGATCACCGGAGCGCGTCAGGCGAGCGAGCGCGTCGCGCTGCTCGTGATGGATCTCGACGGCATCAAGCGCATCAACGACACCCACGGGCACCTCTTCGGCGCGCACGTGATCGGCGAGGCAGGACGGCGCATCGCCCGCGCGATCGCCGGGCAGGTGGGCGCGATCGCGTGCCGGTTCGGCGGCGACGAGTACCTCGTGGCGGCGCCGCGCCTCGACACCGAAGGCGCGAGCGCGCTCGCCGAGCAGCTGCGCGGTGTGATCGCCGACGAGCCGTATCCGAAGGACGGCGTCGAGCTGCGCGTGGGCGTGAGCATCGGGCTCGCGGTGTTCCCCGACGAGGCGGCCGACACCCAGCAGCTCTTCCAGCGCGCGGACGAGGCGATGTACCGCGCGAAGCAGTCCGGGAAGAACCGCGTCAGCCGCTGA
- the map gene encoding type I methionyl aminopeptidase, giving the protein MTPSMLERMRASCQLASDCLLMVGEKLRAGMTTDEVNTLVHEFIVSNDAIPSPLNYKPGGAPRPFPKSVCTSVNEVVCHGIPGKRRLENGDIVNVDVTTYFRGFHGDTSATFYIGEPSAEAKLVTETARHCLELGIAQVKDGARIGDIGAAIQEYAEGRGCSVVREYVGHGVGREFHMPPQVPHYGKRGAGQRLRAGMVFTIEPMINVGHYETEMLDDQWTVVTRDRSLSAQFEHTVLVTRTGCEVLTHRRGVLRSSEDKPWTSVGPLSTRAAFEARNPAGT; this is encoded by the coding sequence ATGACGCCCTCGATGCTGGAGCGGATGCGCGCGTCGTGTCAGCTCGCGTCGGACTGTCTGTTGATGGTCGGCGAGAAGCTCCGCGCGGGCATGACGACCGACGAGGTCAACACGCTCGTGCACGAGTTCATCGTCTCGAACGATGCCATCCCGTCGCCGCTCAACTACAAGCCGGGCGGCGCGCCTCGTCCGTTCCCGAAGAGCGTGTGCACGAGCGTCAACGAGGTCGTCTGCCACGGCATCCCGGGCAAGCGTCGCCTCGAGAACGGCGACATCGTGAACGTCGACGTCACGACGTACTTCCGCGGCTTTCACGGCGACACCAGCGCGACGTTCTACATCGGCGAGCCGAGCGCGGAGGCGAAGCTCGTCACCGAGACCGCGCGGCACTGCCTCGAGCTCGGCATCGCGCAGGTGAAGGACGGCGCGCGCATCGGCGACATCGGCGCGGCGATCCAGGAGTACGCGGAGGGCCGCGGCTGCTCGGTGGTGCGCGAGTACGTCGGGCACGGCGTCGGGCGCGAGTTCCACATGCCGCCCCAGGTGCCGCACTACGGCAAGCGCGGGGCAGGGCAGCGGCTGCGCGCCGGGATGGTCTTCACCATCGAGCCGATGATCAACGTCGGGCACTACGAGACCGAGATGCTCGACGACCAGTGGACGGTCGTGACCCGCGATCGCTCGCTGTCCGCACAGTTCGAGCACACGGTGCTGGTCACGCGCACCGGCTGCGAGGTCCTCACCCATCGGCGCGGCGTGCTGCGCTCGAGCGAGGACAAGCCGTGGACGTCGGTGGGCCCGCTCTCGACGCGCGCCGCGTTCGAAGCGCGCAATCCCGCCGGCACCTGA